The proteins below come from a single Pradoshia eiseniae genomic window:
- a CDS encoding oxidoreductase translates to MENKRKALIIGATGLVGNELLHRLLDCDVYDKVTALVRRPTGISDSKLHEKVIDFDEMGLVVDEFAVDDVFCCLGTTIKKAGSQEAFRKVDYDYPLKAAELAKSKGASQYLVVSAVGADPTTKVFYSRVKGELESALIKLQFDSLHLMHPSLLLGDRDEFRTAEALSGYLSPVVSPLLRGRLAKFRPIQAEDVAAAMLQIAADGERGTNIYEWPELQEAARRRA, encoded by the coding sequence TTGGAGAACAAGAGAAAAGCGCTCATTATAGGAGCAACTGGGCTGGTTGGAAATGAGCTTTTACACAGATTGCTTGATTGCGATGTTTATGACAAGGTGACGGCTCTTGTACGCCGGCCGACAGGAATATCAGATTCAAAGCTGCATGAGAAAGTCATTGATTTTGATGAGATGGGGCTTGTTGTCGATGAGTTTGCGGTTGATGATGTATTCTGCTGTCTTGGGACGACCATCAAGAAGGCCGGGTCACAAGAAGCTTTTCGGAAGGTCGATTATGATTATCCGCTGAAGGCGGCCGAGCTGGCGAAATCCAAGGGGGCCAGTCAGTATTTGGTCGTTTCGGCAGTAGGGGCAGACCCGACGACGAAGGTATTTTATTCGCGGGTAAAAGGGGAGCTTGAGAGTGCGTTAATTAAGCTTCAGTTTGATTCCCTGCATCTTATGCATCCTTCCCTGCTGCTTGGGGACCGGGATGAATTCCGGACAGCTGAAGCATTGAGCGGGTATTTAAGTCCTGTTGTTTCTCCGCTTCTAAGAGGAAGGCTTGCCAAATTTAGGCCAATCCAGGCGGAGGACGTCGCTGCCGCTATGCTCCAGATTGCTGCAGATGGAGAAAGGGGCACGAATATCTATGAATGGCCTGAGCTCCAGGAAGCAGCAAGGAGAAGGGCATAA
- the cydD gene encoding thiol reductant ABC exporter subunit CydD translates to MTKEILNLKGIKGTLAFLFVLSLIQGAAIIMQASMLALGITNLFNGEKLSNQFLPLLLFAAAYLVRQVLVFFRDKWMERFASDSGTAIRRELLEKIFSLGPKFTQKEGTGSLVTMALEGVTQVETYLKLFLPKMMNMLLIPLMIVIYMFTLNPYSAGIVILVLPILIFFMAMLGIAAKRKADKQYESYQVLSNHFVDSLRGLETLKLLGLSKDYDKNIGTVSERYRKATMSTLRVAFLSTFALDFFTSLSIAIVALFLGLNLMEGAILLGPALTILILAPEYFLPIREFGTDYHATLDGKNSMGAIGQILAIPTREQRSGTKSIGTWSAKDSLEVNDLAVIHDDASQASLQNMSFSWKGYGKIGIVGASGAGKSTLIDVLSGFLTPASCQVKVNGEILAGFAAPAWQEQILYIPQHPYLFNDTVRNNILFYTPEATEEALQAAIDQADLRQIIDSLPNGLEEKIGEGGRMLSGGQEQRVALARAFLDSSRKILLFDEPTAHLDIETEYELKNNMLPLLDDHLVFFATHRLHWMKNMDQIIVLDQGRIAEMGTHEDLMMKQGHYYQLVQNQGGKTEAIK, encoded by the coding sequence ATTACGAAAGAAATCTTAAATCTAAAGGGCATTAAAGGGACGCTTGCTTTTCTATTTGTCCTCTCCCTCATCCAGGGAGCTGCCATCATTATGCAAGCTTCCATGCTTGCCCTTGGGATTACCAACTTATTTAACGGGGAGAAGCTGAGCAATCAGTTTCTTCCCCTCCTTTTATTTGCAGCTGCTTATTTAGTAAGACAGGTCTTAGTCTTTTTCCGGGATAAATGGATGGAGCGCTTTGCATCTGATTCAGGTACTGCCATTCGCCGTGAACTGCTAGAGAAAATCTTCAGTCTTGGTCCTAAATTCACTCAGAAGGAAGGAACGGGAAGCTTGGTGACAATGGCACTCGAAGGAGTAACCCAAGTGGAGACTTATTTGAAGTTATTCCTCCCCAAAATGATGAATATGCTGTTAATTCCTCTGATGATTGTCATCTATATGTTCACATTAAATCCCTATTCTGCGGGAATTGTTATCCTTGTCCTTCCTATACTTATCTTCTTCATGGCTATGCTCGGTATTGCCGCGAAAAGAAAGGCTGACAAGCAATATGAATCCTATCAGGTTCTCTCCAATCATTTCGTTGATTCGTTAAGAGGGCTTGAAACATTAAAGCTGCTCGGTTTAAGCAAGGATTATGATAAAAATATCGGAACCGTCAGCGAACGATACAGAAAAGCGACGATGAGTACTTTGCGCGTTGCCTTCCTATCAACATTCGCACTCGATTTCTTCACATCATTATCCATTGCAATAGTAGCCTTGTTCCTCGGCTTGAACCTGATGGAAGGAGCTATCCTGCTTGGACCGGCATTGACCATCTTGATATTGGCACCCGAATATTTCCTCCCAATACGGGAATTTGGAACTGACTATCACGCCACCCTTGATGGCAAAAACAGCATGGGAGCGATTGGACAAATATTAGCTATTCCAACGCGAGAGCAAAGAAGCGGCACAAAATCCATCGGAACTTGGTCAGCTAAAGACAGTTTAGAAGTTAATGACTTAGCTGTTATCCATGATGATGCTAGCCAAGCTTCTCTTCAGAACATGTCATTCTCATGGAAAGGCTATGGGAAGATTGGTATCGTCGGGGCAAGTGGCGCCGGCAAATCTACATTGATTGATGTATTGAGCGGTTTCCTTACACCTGCCAGCTGCCAAGTAAAAGTTAACGGAGAGATTCTTGCCGGTTTTGCTGCCCCTGCTTGGCAAGAACAGATTCTCTATATTCCACAGCATCCTTATCTATTCAACGATACGGTAAGGAACAACATTCTGTTTTACACGCCTGAGGCAACTGAAGAAGCTCTTCAAGCGGCAATAGATCAGGCGGACCTGAGACAAATCATTGATTCACTCCCAAATGGGCTAGAGGAGAAAATCGGAGAAGGAGGCCGCATGCTAAGCGGCGGACAGGAACAAAGGGTTGCATTGGCTCGCGCTTTCCTTGACAGCAGCCGCAAAATCCTCCTTTTCGATGAACCTACTGCACATTTGGATATTGAAACGGAATATGAATTAAAGAATAATATGCTTCCCTTATTGGATGACCATCTTGTATTCTTTGCCACTCATAGGCTTCATTGGATGAAGAATATGGACCAGATTATTGTCTTGGATCAAGGAAGGATCGCCGAAATGGGCACACATGAAGACTTGATGATGAAGCAAGGTCATTATTATCAATTAGTGCAGAATCAGGGCGGCAAGACGGAGGCGATTAAATGA
- the cydB gene encoding cytochrome d ubiquinol oxidase subunit II: protein MSLNELWFLLVAVLFIGFFILEGFDFGVGMSTRFLAHDQKERDQLVTTIGPFWDANEVWLLTAGGAIFAAFPEWYATMFSGYYLPFVLFLLALIVRGVAFEFRHKVDAKWTSLWDWMIFIGSIVPAFVLGVLFTSLVRGMPIDASANMYAGFTDYFNLYSIVGGIAMVVICFVHGLTYIGLRTEGPIRERAQKMLTKMYIVLLVGLLAFAVLTYVSTDLFEARPLATPLLLFGAVVTTVLAYFFTGKRMEGWAFTMTTGTILFTVTTLFVGLFPRVMISSISSDFNLTIMNASSSPYTLKVMTIVSLTLLPFVLGYQIWSYYIFRKRVSDSEPVGHE, encoded by the coding sequence ATGAGCTTAAATGAGTTATGGTTCCTGCTTGTAGCGGTTTTGTTTATCGGTTTCTTCATCCTCGAAGGATTTGACTTTGGGGTCGGCATGTCCACTCGTTTCTTGGCTCATGACCAGAAAGAGCGTGACCAGCTTGTGACGACAATCGGTCCCTTCTGGGATGCGAATGAGGTTTGGCTTCTTACGGCAGGCGGGGCAATTTTCGCTGCGTTCCCTGAATGGTATGCCACTATGTTCAGCGGCTATTACCTGCCATTTGTGTTATTCCTCCTAGCCTTGATTGTGCGAGGCGTAGCTTTTGAATTCCGCCACAAGGTGGATGCTAAATGGACTAGCTTATGGGATTGGATGATTTTTATCGGCAGCATTGTCCCTGCCTTTGTGCTTGGCGTCTTGTTCACAAGCTTAGTGCGCGGCATGCCAATTGATGCTTCCGCGAATATGTATGCCGGATTCACAGATTACTTTAATCTGTATTCGATTGTTGGCGGTATCGCTATGGTTGTGATTTGCTTTGTACATGGGCTCACCTATATCGGTCTGCGCACGGAAGGTCCAATCCGTGAACGTGCTCAAAAAATGCTAACGAAGATGTATATTGTACTATTGGTTGGCTTGCTTGCCTTCGCCGTATTGACGTATGTAAGCACAGACTTATTTGAGGCCCGTCCACTTGCAACACCATTACTTTTATTCGGAGCTGTCGTTACAACAGTCTTAGCCTACTTCTTCACAGGCAAAAGGATGGAAGGCTGGGCCTTCACCATGACAACAGGTACAATTCTTTTTACGGTAACTACACTATTTGTGGGGCTGTTCCCGCGCGTTATGATCAGCTCAATCAGTTCTGATTTCAACTTAACCATCATGAATGCATCCAGCAGTCCATATACCCTTAAGGTTATGACTATTGTCTCCCTTACTCTGCTGCCATTCGTGCTTGGCTATCAAATTTGGAGCTATTATATATTCAGAAAGCGGGTTTCTGATTCAGAACCGGTGGGACATGAATGA
- a CDS encoding GNAT family N-acetyltransferase: protein MIIRPSRYEDYEQLVELENLIWNDENTPLVIEWETAEEYAQHVPPGSLFVAIHEGRVAGYISVKNPTMLESNRHVWELAIGVHPDLGRRGTGSRLLAHIEEKGRMMNIRKICLRVLATNERAISFYEKNGYLHQGRLVEEFLIGGKYVDDCLMYKLL from the coding sequence GTGATAATAAGGCCTTCACGCTATGAGGATTATGAACAATTAGTAGAACTCGAGAATTTAATTTGGAATGATGAGAATACCCCTCTGGTCATTGAATGGGAAACAGCAGAGGAATATGCACAGCATGTTCCGCCTGGAAGCCTCTTTGTTGCCATACATGAGGGCAGAGTGGCAGGGTATATATCCGTCAAGAACCCGACGATGCTAGAGTCTAATCGCCATGTATGGGAGCTTGCGATTGGTGTCCATCCCGATTTGGGACGTCGGGGAACAGGCAGCAGGCTGCTGGCACATATTGAGGAAAAAGGACGGATGATGAATATCCGTAAAATATGCCTTCGCGTTCTTGCCACCAATGAAAGAGCCATCTCCTTTTATGAGAAAAATGGCTATTTGCATCAAGGTCGGCTTGTAGAGGAGTTCTTAATAGGGGGCAAATATGTGGATGATTGTTTGATGTATAAGCTTTTATGA
- a CDS encoding M3 family oligoendopeptidase gives MSYSLKWDLDGIFTGGSQSAELAAKLEKIKEALVVYKEEVKNFTPIQEKQEMEQLVRILEKTEEIEKAVSQVVAFLECLTAQDVHDTKADQLNGEAYSLISEFQTAFTGFTIKLVQIDENLWGELLKDPALSEIAFYLNEKREHGKEQLSEAEEALINALKVDGYIGWSTHYDSLVKTIEIPYTDKDGKEVLLSAGQAFNKMMDDPDPEVRADLFVKWEKAWHEKAPLFADTLNHLGGFRLADYKAHGVTDFMKEPLQYNRMKKETLDVMWDVIAKNKQPFVDFLNRKAQIFGKEKLSWVDVDAPIVTTEPKHYSYDEGAKFIIDNFAKFGYELPKFAEQAFENAWIEAEDRPGKRPGGFCTSFPETNESRIFMTYSGSPSGVATLAHELGHAFHSHVLNGKPFFNTEYAMNVAETASTFAEQICSDASVRAAESDAEKITLLDTKIQNAIAMFMNIHARFIFETNFYQERQKGLVSAERLDELMEEAQKESYQNALSEYHPSFWASKLHFYIAEVPFYNFPYTFGYLFSLGIYHLSLKEGKAFEEKYIALLQDTAAMTTEELAMKHLGVDLTKPDFWQAGVDLAIADVKEFLELTK, from the coding sequence ATGAGCTATTCACTTAAATGGGATCTGGATGGAATATTTACGGGCGGTTCCCAATCAGCTGAGCTTGCAGCTAAACTAGAGAAAATTAAAGAAGCATTAGTCGTATATAAGGAAGAAGTGAAGAATTTCACTCCGATTCAGGAAAAGCAAGAGATGGAACAGCTTGTCAGAATACTTGAGAAGACAGAGGAAATTGAAAAAGCTGTCTCACAGGTAGTGGCATTCCTGGAATGTCTTACAGCCCAAGATGTACATGATACAAAAGCAGATCAATTAAACGGAGAAGCATACTCCTTGATTAGCGAGTTCCAAACGGCTTTTACCGGTTTTACGATTAAATTAGTCCAAATTGATGAAAATTTATGGGGCGAACTTCTGAAGGACCCGGCATTATCTGAGATTGCCTTCTACTTAAATGAAAAGCGTGAACACGGGAAAGAGCAATTATCCGAAGCGGAAGAAGCGCTTATCAATGCCTTGAAGGTTGATGGTTACATAGGATGGAGCACGCATTATGACTCCCTTGTCAAAACGATTGAAATTCCATACACCGATAAGGACGGAAAAGAAGTCCTCCTATCAGCCGGGCAGGCCTTCAATAAAATGATGGATGACCCAGATCCGGAAGTCCGGGCTGACCTCTTCGTAAAATGGGAAAAGGCTTGGCATGAAAAAGCGCCATTATTTGCTGATACTTTAAACCATTTGGGCGGATTCCGCTTGGCCGATTATAAAGCCCATGGAGTAACAGATTTCATGAAGGAGCCTCTTCAATATAACCGCATGAAGAAGGAAACGCTTGATGTCATGTGGGATGTGATTGCGAAGAATAAGCAGCCATTTGTTGATTTCCTCAACAGAAAAGCCCAAATCTTTGGCAAGGAGAAGCTTAGCTGGGTGGATGTGGATGCGCCGATCGTTACAACGGAGCCGAAGCATTATTCCTATGATGAAGGGGCTAAGTTTATCATCGATAACTTCGCTAAATTCGGATATGAGCTTCCGAAATTTGCTGAGCAGGCTTTTGAGAATGCTTGGATTGAAGCGGAGGATCGTCCTGGAAAACGTCCCGGCGGCTTTTGCACAAGTTTTCCTGAAACGAATGAATCACGGATATTCATGACTTATTCGGGTTCCCCAAGCGGTGTGGCAACACTTGCTCACGAGCTCGGCCATGCCTTCCATAGCCATGTATTAAACGGCAAGCCTTTCTTTAATACGGAGTATGCGATGAATGTCGCAGAAACAGCTTCTACATTCGCTGAGCAAATTTGTTCCGATGCGAGTGTGCGCGCTGCTGAGTCAGATGCAGAGAAAATTACCTTGCTTGATACGAAAATTCAAAATGCCATCGCGATGTTCATGAACATCCATGCCCGCTTTATATTTGAAACAAACTTCTATCAGGAACGCCAAAAAGGTCTTGTCTCAGCAGAACGTCTGGATGAGCTGATGGAAGAGGCACAGAAGGAATCGTATCAAAACGCCTTGAGCGAATATCACCCAAGCTTCTGGGCGAGCAAGCTGCATTTCTATATTGCGGAGGTGCCTTTCTATAACTTCCCATATACATTCGGCTATCTGTTCAGCCTTGGCATCTACCATTTGTCCCTGAAGGAAGGGAAAGCATTTGAGGAGAAATATATCGCGCTCCTGCAAGATACCGCAGCAATGACAACAGAAGAATTGGCGATGAAGCATCTTGGTGTGGACTTAACGAAGCCTGATTTCTGGCAGGCAGGGGTTGATCTTGCCATTGCTGATGTTAAGGAATTCCTTGAATTAACCAAATAA
- the cydC gene encoding thiol reductant ABC exporter subunit CydC gives MKKVLSPSAIIKDSWIRPYLSENKWLLALVLILGTGTFFSAGALMFTSGYLISESATLPENILLVYVPIVLVRLFGVSRPAFRYAERLSGHSMVLKILSRMRVRLYKTLEPNALDFKSRFKTGDLLGVLADDIEHLQDVYIKTIFPAVISLLLYAMIVLGLGYFSIPFALLMLLLLFVLVILFPLVSLLTTHARHAKRKDARNGLYQTLTDAVMGAGDWMISGRQADFIQRYENDERTADIIEGEISKFQRYRNLLFHIIILVAIISMTCWIAANVEGGGFEPSWIAAFILVVFPLIDAFAPLSDAVSQLPSYQSSLERMNGLKEQKEEKNHLEQTGIQELKKKTSLPIQFDQITFSYNEEAPPVLEDLTLSIQAGEKIALLGKSGSGKSTLAKLILSAYEPQKGKITIGGKPVNKLGELSSLIAVLQQKPHLFDTTVMNNIRLGNPAATDEEVIKAAKKVQMHDYIISLPDGYDTRMHELGSRFSGGERQRIALARILLQDVPIAILDEPTVGLDALTEKQLLKTIFETLQSKTVIWITHHLAGAETMDRMIFLEDGAIKMDGTHAELMETEEAYRNLYRLDMPEL, from the coding sequence ATGAAGAAAGTACTATCCCCATCAGCAATTATAAAAGATTCATGGATTCGCCCCTATTTAAGCGAAAACAAATGGCTTCTCGCCCTTGTGCTTATCCTGGGTACGGGGACGTTCTTTAGTGCAGGTGCACTCATGTTCACATCCGGCTACTTGATTTCAGAATCAGCCACCCTTCCTGAGAATATTTTATTGGTATATGTTCCAATTGTACTTGTCCGGCTTTTCGGGGTATCCCGCCCCGCCTTCCGCTACGCTGAACGATTGAGCGGTCACAGCATGGTTCTGAAAATCCTGTCTCGTATGCGTGTGCGCTTGTATAAAACACTTGAACCAAATGCGCTTGATTTCAAATCACGTTTCAAAACAGGCGACTTACTCGGAGTGCTTGCGGATGATATCGAGCATTTGCAGGATGTCTATATCAAGACAATTTTCCCTGCCGTCATCAGTCTCTTACTCTATGCCATGATTGTATTAGGACTAGGCTACTTCTCAATTCCATTTGCTTTATTGATGCTTCTCTTGCTCTTTGTCCTTGTCATCTTATTTCCGCTCGTCTCCCTTCTAACCACGCATGCCCGTCATGCCAAAAGGAAAGATGCGCGAAATGGCCTATATCAAACCCTTACGGACGCTGTTATGGGCGCAGGAGACTGGATGATAAGCGGCAGGCAAGCAGATTTTATCCAACGCTATGAAAATGACGAGAGAACGGCAGACATAATTGAAGGGGAAATTTCCAAATTCCAGCGATATCGAAACCTCCTCTTCCACATCATTATTCTTGTCGCCATTATATCGATGACCTGCTGGATTGCGGCAAATGTCGAGGGCGGAGGATTTGAACCAAGCTGGATTGCTGCTTTCATTTTAGTTGTCTTCCCGCTCATTGATGCATTTGCGCCACTCTCTGACGCCGTAAGCCAATTACCTAGTTATCAGAGCTCATTGGAGCGAATGAATGGATTGAAGGAACAAAAGGAAGAAAAAAATCACTTGGAGCAAACGGGGATTCAAGAACTGAAGAAAAAAACATCCTTACCCATTCAGTTTGACCAAATTACCTTCTCCTATAACGAGGAAGCACCACCGGTATTGGAGGACTTAACCCTCTCTATTCAAGCCGGAGAGAAGATTGCCCTTCTTGGTAAAAGCGGGTCAGGTAAAAGCACATTAGCCAAATTAATCTTATCTGCTTATGAGCCGCAAAAAGGAAAAATCACCATTGGCGGCAAACCAGTGAACAAGCTGGGCGAACTGTCTAGCCTGATTGCCGTCTTGCAGCAAAAACCGCATTTATTTGACACAACCGTCATGAATAATATCCGCCTAGGCAATCCTGCCGCAACGGATGAAGAAGTGATTAAAGCCGCCAAAAAGGTTCAGATGCATGACTATATCATCTCTCTTCCAGATGGATACGACACAAGAATGCATGAACTCGGGAGCCGTTTCTCGGGCGGAGAAAGACAAAGAATTGCCCTTGCCCGCATACTACTGCAGGATGTACCAATCGCCATCTTGGATGAACCGACGGTTGGGCTTGATGCTTTGACGGAAAAACAATTATTGAAGACGATTTTTGAAACACTTCAATCAAAGACAGTCATCTGGATTACACACCATCTGGCAGGTGCCGAAACGATGGATCGGATGATCTTTCTTGAAGACGGCGCCATCAAGATGGATGGCACCCATGCTGAGCTTATGGAAACGGAAGAAGCTTATCGGAATCTATATCGTTTAGATATGCCCGAATTATAA
- a CDS encoding cation diffusion facilitator family transporter has product MKELFIMLKKGNKSAIMAAIVNLIISIIKGVAYLFTGNVALFAETLHSLGDSANQFFVFIGSALSKKAPTGRFPNGFGRLVNLVLLGAVLIVGIMSYETIKEGYLHIIKPTESSYFLVSLGVLFISVVLETFVLLKAMREIMHETGEETTGISYFYKSFGKYKDAKPATRLVFLEDLVATVGGLLAMIAIVISHYSPFHAAEGIASIMIGILMLMVVGKVFLDNAAGALGEADEVMEQYIGDKVIKEQGIQDVHDVVVIKEGEDFHVEVSVEIDPGMTVAEMDDIKDRLKSKILQEKGVVDVLVDFDEDDGIRTWKKSSEPLKEVYEEK; this is encoded by the coding sequence ATGAAAGAGCTATTCATCATGCTGAAAAAAGGAAATAAAAGTGCAATTATGGCGGCAATCGTGAATTTAATCATATCAATCATTAAAGGGGTCGCCTATTTATTCACCGGGAATGTCGCATTATTTGCTGAGACGCTTCATAGTTTGGGAGATTCCGCTAATCAATTCTTTGTCTTCATCGGTTCTGCTCTTTCAAAGAAGGCACCGACAGGAAGATTCCCAAATGGGTTTGGCCGATTAGTTAACCTTGTGTTGCTTGGTGCTGTCCTTATCGTCGGAATCATGTCTTATGAAACCATTAAGGAAGGATATCTCCATATTATCAAGCCGACAGAATCCAGTTATTTTCTAGTCAGCTTAGGGGTGCTATTCATCAGCGTGGTCCTTGAGACCTTCGTCCTCTTGAAGGCGATGCGTGAAATTATGCATGAGACTGGTGAGGAAACAACGGGAATTTCGTATTTTTATAAAAGCTTTGGGAAATACAAGGATGCCAAACCAGCAACAAGACTTGTGTTTCTCGAGGATTTGGTCGCAACGGTCGGCGGGCTGCTGGCGATGATAGCCATTGTTATTTCACATTATTCACCGTTTCATGCTGCTGAAGGAATTGCGTCCATCATGATTGGAATTCTCATGCTGATGGTTGTGGGGAAGGTATTTCTTGATAATGCTGCCGGAGCGCTTGGGGAAGCAGATGAAGTGATGGAGCAATATATCGGGGATAAGGTCATTAAGGAGCAAGGAATCCAAGATGTTCATGATGTCGTCGTCATTAAAGAAGGCGAGGATTTCCATGTCGAAGTCAGTGTCGAAATAGATCCAGGAATGACAGTGGCAGAAATGGATGACATCAAGGATCGCTTGAAGAGCAAGATTCTTCAGGAAAAAGGTGTTGTTGATGTATTAGTTGATTTTGATGAAGATGATGGGATACGAACGTGGAAGAAATCGAGTGAACCGCTCAAAGAAGTTTATGAGGAAAAATGA
- a CDS encoding cytochrome ubiquinol oxidase subunit I — protein MEILDLARFQYAATTIYHFFFVPLSIGLVFLVAIMETLYFFKKKEIYLDMAKFWGNIFLISFAVGVVTGIIQEFQFGMNWSEYSRFVGDVFGVPLAIEALLAFFMESTFIGIWMFGRNRLPKWVHLMSIWLVSIGTMLSALWILAANSFMQEPVGIAVVDGKATLVDIWAFLTNPQLLVEFPHTIFGAFATGAFVVGGISAYKLMKKKDIELFKRSFTIATVLGMVAGLGIAFTGHWQAQHLVSSQPMKIAASEGLWEDSGDPASWSLIADIDEENKTNNWSVEIPYLLSLLSYNSFNGSVEGMNTLQERYTELYGEGDYIPPVAPVYWSFRVMTFGGGIMILLSMVGLFLLKRKTIMENTWYLKLMLGAISLPFIANTAGWIMTEIGRQPWTVMGLFTTAQSVSPNVTATDLWISIIAFLGAYTVLAIVLITLIVKQVKKGPYKDVEDKPDVDLFNKEAFGQ, from the coding sequence ATGGAAATACTTGATTTAGCCCGTTTCCAGTATGCAGCAACGACGATTTACCACTTCTTCTTTGTACCGCTTTCTATCGGTCTCGTCTTCTTAGTTGCGATTATGGAAACATTGTATTTCTTCAAGAAAAAAGAAATATACCTCGATATGGCTAAGTTCTGGGGGAATATCTTCCTCATCTCATTTGCGGTCGGTGTCGTAACGGGGATTATACAGGAATTCCAGTTTGGGATGAACTGGTCTGAGTATTCGAGATTCGTAGGAGATGTATTCGGTGTCCCTCTAGCCATTGAAGCTCTTTTGGCCTTCTTTATGGAGTCTACCTTTATCGGGATTTGGATGTTCGGCCGGAACCGTCTTCCAAAATGGGTTCATCTAATGTCTATCTGGCTCGTATCCATTGGCACAATGCTATCAGCCCTTTGGATTTTGGCAGCCAACTCATTTATGCAAGAGCCTGTCGGAATCGCGGTAGTCGACGGTAAAGCCACATTAGTCGATATTTGGGCTTTCTTAACAAATCCGCAATTGCTCGTTGAATTCCCTCATACTATTTTCGGAGCTTTCGCAACCGGCGCATTTGTTGTGGGGGGAATTAGCGCTTACAAGCTAATGAAGAAAAAAGATATTGAATTGTTCAAACGTTCCTTTACAATTGCAACGGTATTAGGTATGGTTGCCGGTCTTGGTATCGCTTTCACCGGTCACTGGCAAGCCCAGCATTTAGTATCCTCACAGCCCATGAAAATAGCTGCGAGTGAAGGATTATGGGAAGACTCCGGTGACCCGGCGAGCTGGTCCTTGATAGCTGATATCGATGAAGAGAATAAAACAAATAATTGGTCTGTTGAGATTCCTTATTTATTGAGCCTGCTCTCTTACAACAGCTTTAACGGATCTGTTGAAGGAATGAACACACTGCAGGAAAGATATACTGAATTATATGGCGAAGGTGATTATATCCCTCCTGTAGCGCCAGTCTATTGGAGTTTCCGCGTCATGACATTTGGCGGAGGCATTATGATTCTGCTATCTATGGTTGGCTTGTTCTTGCTTAAGAGAAAAACGATTATGGAAAACACATGGTATTTGAAACTCATGCTTGGCGCTATCAGCTTGCCATTTATCGCCAATACAGCTGGCTGGATCATGACGGAAATCGGGCGTCAGCCATGGACGGTAATGGGATTATTCACAACCGCCCAGTCTGTTTCACCGAATGTCACAGCGACTGATCTTTGGATTTCCATCATTGCCTTCCTTGGTGCTTATACAGTTCTAGCAATCGTATTGATTACCTTGATTGTGAAGCAGGTCAAAAAAGGTCCTTACAAGGATGTTGAGGACAAACCTGATGTTGATTTGTTTAATAAGGAGGCCTTCGGACAATGA